Proteins found in one Methanospirillum hungatei JF-1 genomic segment:
- a CDS encoding AAA family ATPase encodes MKRPIPYGIMNYAELVRDNAYFVDKTRFIAKLEEIHNPVFLRPRRFGKSLFCSMLHYYYDRAQEKRFEELFGHTWIGKNPTARHNQFIVFKGDFSEIGVHQQITESGTKIGYSSVKRIVHMAREASMDHESG; translated from the coding sequence GTGAAACGCCCTATCCCGTATGGAATCATGAACTATGCAGAACTGGTCAGGGATAATGCGTATTTTGTAGACAAGACCCGGTTTATCGCGAAACTTGAGGAGATTCACAACCCGGTTTTTCTCAGGCCACGTCGGTTTGGAAAATCCCTTTTCTGTTCAATGCTTCACTATTACTATGATCGTGCACAAGAAAAGAGATTTGAGGAACTCTTTGGTCATACCTGGATAGGGAAAAACCCAACCGCACGTCATAACCAGTTTATCGTTTTCAAAGGGGATTTTTCAGAGATTGGCGTTCATCAGCAGATTACAGAGTCCGGGACAAAAATCGGGTATTCATCCGTAAAGCGAATCGTCCATATGGCAAGAGAGGCGTCTATGGATCACGAATCCGGGTAA
- a CDS encoding bifunctional metallophosphatase/5'-nucleotidase has product MQRYPIMPVPPHHTLRIAGILAILYLISFFFIPTAADDQAFGPVKFHILAVNDFHGQLGPGQKMNGSPAGSIPVLAGYLSDAIDTYGTNTTIIALPGDMTGASPAESNLLLDEPAILFMNRFVTGDWKKPDTTETTGVRVIGTLGNHEFDRNLSELQRLINGGNDGTNITHLVDPYPGALWPVIAANIFWNGTDNLFLEPYVIEDIEGVPVAFIGAVTELTGEISEPGNVEQVAFTDEADAINAQVKVLQEQGIHAFVVLLHEGGSQTPYDGPTQETGDLSGRVTSIVMRLDEDVDVVLSAHSHQFTNQYVPNAGGKPTLVTQAYSYSSAYADVTLELDPEMKDIVNKTATIVTAYADQGAGFTPDENSQELLDAVNSTIAPLISEVIATTDIPLTRNPDENGESLLYDIATDAFRWDMKTNISILNIGYLRADIDAGEITTGDAYSVMPFHDQIYSVQMTGQQIKDLLNQQWTRTVKPDHLLQISGFSYFYDESRDPSDRVVNITIDGEEMDMNAYYTVATIDFLAHGGDGYTIMKEGTLVGYGALDVDEFIAYLTYIPSPIHEQTGGRINRVDSGIEQE; this is encoded by the coding sequence ATGCAACGGTATCCAATCATGCCCGTTCCCCCACATCACACCCTTCGGATTGCAGGCATTCTCGCCATCCTGTATCTCATTAGCTTTTTTTTCATCCCGACCGCCGCTGATGACCAGGCATTCGGGCCTGTAAAATTTCACATCCTTGCAGTAAACGACTTTCACGGACAACTCGGCCCTGGACAGAAGATGAATGGATCTCCGGCAGGGAGTATCCCGGTTCTTGCTGGATATCTCTCTGATGCAATCGATACCTACGGAACAAATACCACCATAATTGCCCTTCCTGGTGACATGACCGGAGCATCGCCGGCAGAATCAAATCTGCTTCTCGATGAACCGGCAATACTCTTTATGAACCGGTTTGTAACCGGCGACTGGAAGAAACCAGACACAACAGAGACAACGGGAGTCAGAGTCATTGGAACCCTTGGCAACCATGAATTTGATCGCAACCTCTCCGAATTACAGCGGCTCATAAACGGAGGCAATGATGGGACGAACATTACGCACCTTGTAGATCCCTATCCCGGAGCACTCTGGCCGGTCATTGCTGCAAATATCTTCTGGAATGGAACAGACAACCTCTTCCTTGAGCCATATGTAATAGAGGACATAGAGGGCGTCCCGGTCGCCTTCATCGGGGCTGTCACGGAGCTAACCGGTGAGATATCTGAACCTGGAAATGTCGAACAAGTCGCCTTCACCGATGAAGCAGATGCCATCAATGCCCAGGTGAAGGTGCTTCAGGAACAGGGTATTCATGCATTTGTCGTTCTCCTTCATGAAGGAGGAAGCCAGACACCCTATGATGGTCCGACACAGGAGACCGGGGATCTCTCAGGCAGGGTTACGTCGATTGTGATGAGACTGGATGAGGATGTCGACGTGGTCTTATCAGCCCATTCTCATCAATTCACCAACCAGTACGTGCCAAATGCCGGCGGGAAACCGACCCTTGTTACGCAGGCATATTCATATAGCTCGGCCTATGCTGATGTAACCCTTGAGTTGGACCCAGAAATGAAGGATATTGTGAACAAGACGGCAACCATTGTCACCGCATATGCTGACCAGGGGGCAGGATTTACGCCGGATGAAAACTCCCAGGAATTGCTCGATGCAGTAAACAGCACCATTGCACCTCTTATTAGTGAAGTTATTGCGACAACAGACATCCCCCTTACCAGGAATCCGGATGAGAATGGAGAATCACTGCTCTACGATATCGCAACCGATGCATTCCGATGGGATATGAAGACAAACATTAGCATCCTGAATATCGGATATCTTCGTGCAGACATCGATGCTGGTGAGATAACAACCGGCGATGCCTACTCAGTCATGCCATTCCATGACCAGATCTACTCAGTACAAATGACCGGGCAGCAGATCAAAGACCTGCTCAATCAACAGTGGACCCGTACGGTAAAGCCTGACCATCTTCTGCAGATATCCGGGTTTTCCTATTTCTATGATGAATCCAGGGATCCATCAGACCGGGTAGTCAATATCACCATTGACGGAGAGGAGATGGATATGAACGCATATTACACGGTTGCGACAATAGACTTCCTTGCCCATGGAGGAGACGGATATACCATTATGAAAGAAGGGACACTTGTTGGATATGGAGCACTTGATGTCGACGAATTTATTGCCTATCTCACGTATATTCCGTCACCAATTCATGAACAGACCGGTGGAAGAATCAACCGGGTAGATAGCGGTATTGAGCAGGAATGA
- a CDS encoding protein kinase, whose product MTGSSGSEPKIRIDRTVIEVSPLSSGPVREELVIMNEGKGRLYGNIRSDADWVTVLDTNLNTTFIQRVILEIRPERAPASGESSVHILSTGGIGRVKIEIRKAPTPVSALRMDEKVFQFCGITKDEPISFSLTVRNAGSGFLSGTAVPLCDWIEIPARGIWTRTVQVIPVRVITSKAPKARHPIGRIHVKTNGGEETVEVSIHRSQEKGPVPRFMPSSLRISWTVRGIIEERLIVKNTGAGTLRGTIPSKYPWITAIPSIFSVTDSTMVTIRVDTRLLPGHVPASVQLVIITNVGPFTLNIEISRSYLAQEKARIRLPRIKTRSRMTVLDQHGGQLQILSSGKSGGEGEIWYVEGDETRCVKIFHPHRSSPEMEEKIRIMQKSPIRIPAGTGICWPSGIILSQAPSRFLGYLMTRLDSRFMPVHAWYDKPDQDFSFSMKAAARLASLVHAVHASGHCVGDLRENNVFISTSGEICLIDTDSFQITDPSSSRTWFCRVGTGEYLPPELIDGSFEKQDIDRLFADRFALAVLIFRFLMQGAHPYQGRGPLIEDAPTTPDKIIRGLFAYEGKIPGLYPPDYAPPYDRIPSSVRALFHEAFVTGHQHPQARPEPSRWAQVLGFSYDGRLAADPKVLIRVTGSEIKTTPESVLVPTKPIVPDYIDDEGCSLDVGDRIVRISHGEIRKTDRDGFQLLISMNRLTPLLSCPVSQVPPSVIVPEKMVYQNQGPEKRIHYLIPDIDFSRYVHWHEAADPETRTSWRGEKFSFRYRVAACTNLLSALLSMSRVGLSPFSLSPRSVFVGPDSSVRVLAVSQEQVRTDEEDRRSLLSEIRTLLCNMMMDGCDPAQVFNRRARYRFSVPSPDRIPFPMRSIFSGSQDCSGSLEDILSCWFERSEHAFLSLVSCPADPDHWFCTYPGLCPFCYPDQSARLLLAPRPRCCILPTRVVFLLSAPVHTVRHLKRRRVQRDRIVIPVIPLPFCMTFPLRISARFIPILAARNGDMVLLPVCYTRSLPICIPWMTTALVIIPPLFSLEALILKRFDISLIDEMRWVSSLEQMKGNFFPRLVRVKRVRRQYVRKTISVMLFPGFFEKPAKIAPSKGKKGKKGKTKGHLSKKLAEFIEEFFG is encoded by the coding sequence ATGACCGGGTCGTCCGGATCAGAACCAAAAATCCGGATTGACCGTACCGTAATAGAGGTCTCTCCTCTCTCATCAGGTCCGGTTCGCGAAGAACTGGTCATCATGAACGAGGGAAAGGGACGCCTGTATGGAAATATCCGTTCAGATGCAGACTGGGTTACTGTTCTTGACACAAATCTGAATACCACCTTTATCCAGCGGGTAATTCTTGAGATACGGCCTGAAAGAGCCCCGGCAAGTGGGGAGTCATCGGTTCATATTCTCTCAACCGGTGGAATCGGGCGGGTAAAGATTGAGATCAGAAAAGCCCCAACACCAGTATCAGCGCTTCGGATGGATGAGAAGGTCTTCCAGTTTTGCGGTATTACGAAAGATGAACCAATCTCTTTTTCATTGACGGTCAGAAATGCCGGCTCCGGTTTTTTATCAGGAACCGCAGTTCCGCTCTGTGACTGGATTGAGATACCTGCCCGGGGCATCTGGACACGGACGGTGCAGGTCATCCCGGTCAGAGTTATCACTTCGAAAGCCCCGAAAGCCCGACATCCGATCGGAAGGATTCATGTAAAGACGAATGGCGGGGAGGAGACGGTTGAGGTATCCATTCACCGTTCACAGGAGAAAGGACCGGTTCCCCGGTTTATGCCATCTTCACTTCGCATATCCTGGACTGTCCGGGGTATCATCGAAGAGCGTCTTATCGTGAAGAACACCGGAGCAGGAACCCTTCGGGGAACTATTCCTTCAAAATATCCCTGGATAACCGCAATTCCGTCAATATTCTCCGTCACCGACAGCACCATGGTTACGATCAGAGTGGATACACGCCTGCTACCGGGACATGTTCCAGCATCAGTTCAGCTGGTGATCATCACCAATGTCGGGCCATTCACGCTGAATATCGAGATCTCACGTTCATATCTGGCACAGGAGAAAGCACGGATCCGTCTTCCCAGAATAAAGACCAGATCACGAATGACTGTCCTTGATCAGCATGGTGGTCAGCTGCAGATACTATCATCCGGAAAATCCGGCGGCGAAGGGGAGATATGGTATGTGGAAGGTGATGAAACACGGTGTGTGAAGATATTTCATCCGCACCGAAGCAGTCCTGAGATGGAAGAGAAGATCCGGATCATGCAGAAGAGTCCGATCCGGATTCCTGCCGGTACGGGGATCTGCTGGCCGTCGGGTATCATCCTCTCACAGGCTCCCTCACGGTTTCTTGGATACCTGATGACCCGCCTTGATAGCAGATTTATGCCGGTGCATGCCTGGTATGATAAACCTGACCAGGATTTTTCCTTCTCAATGAAGGCAGCAGCACGACTTGCCAGTCTTGTCCATGCGGTCCATGCATCCGGACACTGTGTTGGCGATCTTCGTGAGAATAATGTTTTTATCAGCACGAGCGGAGAGATATGTCTCATCGATACCGATTCTTTTCAGATAACAGACCCGTCATCCTCACGGACATGGTTCTGCCGGGTCGGGACAGGAGAATACCTGCCTCCCGAACTGATAGACGGATCGTTTGAGAAGCAGGATATTGACCGGCTCTTTGCTGACCGGTTTGCCCTTGCCGTCCTTATCTTCAGGTTCCTGATGCAGGGAGCCCACCCGTACCAGGGACGGGGACCGCTCATCGAGGATGCACCCACCACTCCGGATAAGATTATTCGTGGCCTATTTGCGTATGAAGGAAAGATACCAGGATTGTATCCTCCTGACTATGCCCCGCCCTACGACCGGATTCCGTCATCGGTCCGTGCCCTGTTTCATGAGGCATTTGTGACCGGTCACCAGCACCCGCAGGCCCGTCCCGAACCCTCACGATGGGCACAGGTTCTGGGATTTTCATATGATGGCAGACTTGCTGCAGACCCGAAAGTTCTGATACGGGTGACGGGTTCGGAAATAAAAACAACGCCTGAATCAGTATTGGTACCAACAAAACCGATTGTACCGGACTATATCGACGATGAGGGATGTTCGCTTGATGTCGGAGACAGAATTGTTCGCATTTCTCATGGGGAGATTCGAAAAACCGACCGTGACGGGTTTCAGCTCCTTATCAGCATGAACCGCCTCACTCCTCTGTTATCATGCCCGGTTAGTCAGGTACCGCCATCGGTGATAGTCCCGGAAAAAATGGTCTACCAGAACCAGGGGCCTGAAAAACGGATACATTATCTTATTCCTGATATTGATTTCAGCCGGTACGTTCATTGGCACGAGGCAGCAGATCCTGAAACCCGCACATCGTGGAGAGGAGAAAAGTTTTCATTCAGGTACCGGGTTGCAGCATGCACAAATCTTCTCTCCGCTCTTCTCTCCATGAGTCGGGTGGGACTCTCTCCATTCAGCCTGTCCCCCCGTTCTGTCTTTGTCGGTCCGGACAGTTCAGTTCGGGTTCTTGCAGTATCGCAGGAGCAGGTGAGGACCGATGAAGAAGATAGAAGGTCCCTGCTTTCCGAGATCAGAACCCTTCTCTGTAACATGATGATGGACGGATGTGATCCCGCTCAGGTCTTTAATAGAAGAGCCCGATATCGGTTCTCTGTTCCTTCTCCTGACCGGATTCCGTTTCCGATGAGGAGTATCTTTTCAGGATCGCAGGATTGTTCTGGATCACTTGAAGATATCCTCTCCTGCTGGTTTGAACGGTCTGAACATGCATTCCTCTCCCTCGTTTCCTGCCCGGCTGATCCTGATCACTGGTTCTGTACGTATCCCGGACTTTGTCCATTCTGTTATCCGGATCAGTCTGCACGTCTTCTCCTGGCCCCTCGTCCCCGGTGCTGTATATTACCGACAAGAGTTGTGTTTCTGCTGTCAGCACCAGTACATACGGTCAGGCATCTGAAACGAAGACGGGTACAGCGGGACCGGATAGTGATCCCGGTTATTCCTCTTCCATTCTGCATGACCTTCCCGCTCCGGATATCTGCCAGATTCATACCAATTCTTGCAGCCCGGAATGGTGATATGGTATTGCTGCCGGTGTGTTATACACGCTCACTTCCGATATGTATTCCCTGGATGACTACCGCTCTTGTCATCATTCCTCCGTTATTTTCACTTGAGGCACTTATCCTGAAGAGGTTTGATATCTCGCTCATTGATGAGATGCGATGGGTATCCTCACTGGAACAGATGAAAGGGAACTTCTTCCCACGGCTGGTTCGTGTAAAGAGGGTACGGCGTCAATATGTGAGAAAAACCATATCCGTCATGTTGTTTCCCGGATTTTTTGAAAAACCAGCGAAAATTGCTCCATCAAAAGGAAAGAAAGGAAAGAAGGGAAAGACAAAGGGACATCTCTCAAAAAAATTAGCTGAATTCATCGAGGAATTTTTCGGATAA
- a CDS encoding PP2C family serine/threonine-protein phosphatase, with protein sequence MSAGHARPGSYFACGASVAGTRHIRDQIPCEDAWAGVILPGALIIAVADGLSSAEHGGKGADIAVSSSVKNAADGYKAGEPDIAALIRSAMSAGREDIDDHALSEGLDISSFATTLLLAFLTPDGAFCGHIGDGACVTLSEGEPSLLSVPGTAEYANETAVLTAQNWESQCRISHRAADAIICATDGCQGALIRREDGAYIPYSPFVVPLVRSLGQYIHEGRDLNTEVADLLSSSRMRALSSDDMTLAVGFSLSGEPF encoded by the coding sequence ATGTCTGCCGGACATGCCAGACCCGGATCGTATTTTGCCTGTGGTGCTTCGGTCGCAGGAACCAGGCATATTCGGGATCAGATACCATGTGAAGATGCCTGGGCCGGTGTCATCCTCCCCGGTGCTCTCATCATCGCGGTTGCTGATGGTCTCTCATCCGCAGAACATGGAGGAAAAGGTGCCGATATTGCCGTATCTTCCAGTGTCAAAAATGCCGCAGATGGATATAAGGCCGGTGAGCCGGACATTGCTGCTCTTATCAGGTCAGCCATGAGTGCCGGGAGGGAGGATATTGATGATCATGCCCTTTCTGAAGGACTGGACATCTCATCCTTCGCAACGACGCTGCTTTTGGCTTTTCTCACCCCGGATGGCGCCTTCTGTGGTCATATCGGGGACGGAGCCTGTGTCACCCTTTCAGAAGGCGAACCATCCCTGCTCTCGGTTCCCGGAACTGCCGAGTATGCCAATGAGACTGCTGTCCTGACCGCACAGAACTGGGAGTCACAATGTCGCATCTCACATCGAGCAGCCGATGCGATCATCTGTGCAACCGACGGATGCCAGGGAGCCCTTATCCGAAGGGAGGATGGCGCCTATATCCCATATAGTCCTTTTGTTGTGCCTCTTGTCAGATCCCTTGGCCAGTACATACATGAAGGCCGGGACCTGAATACCGAGGTTGCCGATCTCCTCTCTTCTTCCCGCATGCGGGCACTCTCATCAGACGACATGACGTTGGCCGTTGGATTCTCCCTGTCTGGTGAGCCCTTCTGA
- a CDS encoding vWA domain-containing protein, translating into MGLEKLEDIVDIPYPQHPHCATVLVLDTSASMSGNKIAELNEGLRILTDELKEDDLAVKRIDLAVITFGKGVELVRPFTGISAFDPPELSAGGYTPMGQAILEAVRLVEERKAEYRTIGTDYYRPWIFLITDGQPTDMRKGDEIWEKVIEAVHGGERDHKFLFWALGVDQANMTVLREISPPGRTPLMLKEAKWAEMFLWLSKSLSQISDSRIGEQISLENPVGPEGWGVIQL; encoded by the coding sequence ATGGGCTTAGAAAAACTTGAAGACATCGTTGATATCCCCTATCCGCAACATCCCCACTGTGCCACGGTCCTGGTCCTTGACACATCGGCATCCATGTCAGGCAATAAGATAGCAGAGCTGAACGAGGGCCTTCGCATCCTCACCGATGAATTGAAAGAGGACGATCTTGCGGTAAAACGGATAGATCTTGCCGTGATAACCTTTGGGAAAGGGGTTGAACTGGTCAGGCCCTTCACCGGCATATCGGCATTTGACCCTCCGGAACTCTCTGCCGGCGGGTATACTCCCATGGGTCAGGCTATTCTTGAGGCTGTCCGGCTTGTTGAAGAGCGAAAGGCCGAGTACCGGACCATCGGAACCGATTACTACCGCCCCTGGATATTTTTAATCACCGACGGTCAGCCGACAGATATGCGCAAAGGTGACGAAATCTGGGAGAAGGTTATTGAGGCGGTGCATGGGGGAGAGAGGGATCACAAATTCCTCTTCTGGGCGCTTGGTGTTGACCAGGCCAATATGACGGTGCTCCGTGAGATATCTCCTCCGGGCAGGACCCCGCTCATGCTCAAGGAAGCGAAATGGGCCGAGATGTTCCTCTGGCTTTCAAAGAGTCTCTCCCAGATATCAGACTCCCGGATTGGTGAACAGATATCACTAGAGAACCCGGTTGGTCCTGAAGGCTGGGGAGTAATTCAGCTCTGA
- the hycI gene encoding hydrogenase maturation peptidase HycI, which translates to MIENWPVTYKIIIKQYRLFEVRRERYIAVDLLLGIGNDLLGDDGVGPYIAKALLDSDWTVINAGIVPENFIRPVRERRPERIVIVDAVHMGLLPGSIRIIPHDSIRDYGIGTHQLPLTFFIEQCAPHSHVTFIGIEPGCLDPDTPLTPPVSRAAAELISLLRTHRYDHLPVLGFQGKQEQD; encoded by the coding sequence TTGATTGAAAATTGGCCGGTAACTTATAAAATAATTATCAAACAATACCGGTTATTTGAAGTCAGGAGGGAGCGGTACATAGCTGTGGATCTGCTCCTTGGTATTGGAAATGACCTCCTCGGGGATGACGGTGTTGGCCCTTATATCGCAAAAGCACTTCTGGATTCGGACTGGACTGTCATCAATGCAGGCATTGTTCCGGAGAATTTTATCCGTCCGGTACGAGAACGCAGACCAGAACGAATTGTCATCGTTGATGCCGTTCATATGGGACTTTTGCCCGGTAGCATCCGGATCATTCCGCACGATTCTATCAGGGACTATGGGATTGGGACGCATCAACTCCCCCTTACCTTCTTCATTGAGCAGTGTGCCCCCCATTCACACGTCACCTTTATCGGAATAGAGCCCGGCTGCCTAGATCCTGACACCCCGCTGACACCCCCGGTTTCCCGTGCCGCCGCTGAACTTATCAGTCTGTTGAGAACTCACCGGTATGATCACCTGCCGGTCCTGGGTTTTCAGGGGAAGCAGGAACAAGATTGA
- a CDS encoding DEAD/DEAH box helicase: MSVSGFLEFLLENRRYSEYIAHIQRIPGKDAARSPAPVVLPARVKDWLEKEKITLYSHQAEAIEAIAAGEDVILCTPTASGKTLSFLLPFLTIRQEVRDATALAIYPAKALTRDQQKTMQELEKATGMPIQPAIYDGDTPQHDRPLIRSQAGLILTNPYELHQILPWHRQWSSFFSRLRYIILDEAHQYRGVFGSSMSVLIRRLLRICDHYGSSPQFFLSSATLANPADFARNLTGREMTIIDRSGAPTGDRFFILYNPYQEMVQPRSVYSESAEILSLLVEAGLQSLCFTGSRRMTELVSVWAKNHLHKKSPDKVNSIAAYRAGYLPKERQELERNLKAGVMRGIVSTNALELGIDIGSLDAVVMTGYPGTMMSVWQQAGRAGRSVSDALAILIAMQNPLDQFFMRHPEEFFARPHEHAIIDTKNPYILSGQLLCAASELPVRPVSDIRWFGKGIIDHLNALGENGLVAETPRGYVYTGRKRASELVSLSQISEVWTVEVRNRVIETLDIRQACREAHPGAVLIHQGERYLVGSWDFGRHRILATQEDPGYYTRVNHQTSVQIREQLMSREIRSGTLCLGRVEVSELYHGYRRLIDERTISTELLSLEPITFETISVWIEFSLEGMRILSADRDVGGSLHGAEHALIAMMPYHVLCDRWDLGGLSSASSGEVRGKPVIFIYDGYEGGIGLAERAYHIYEELCESAEKMVRECRCKDGCPACIYSPKCGNDNQPLDKTGCIALLRHSASQT; encoded by the coding sequence ATGAGCGTCTCCGGTTTTCTTGAATTTCTCCTGGAGAACCGGCGGTACTCTGAATATATTGCACATATCCAGAGAATCCCAGGGAAGGATGCTGCCCGGTCTCCGGCTCCGGTTGTCCTCCCCGCCCGTGTAAAAGACTGGCTGGAGAAGGAAAAAATAACGCTGTACTCCCACCAGGCTGAAGCAATAGAGGCAATTGCAGCCGGTGAGGATGTTATCCTCTGTACTCCGACAGCATCAGGAAAAACCCTCTCCTTTCTGCTGCCATTCCTCACCATACGCCAGGAGGTTCGGGATGCAACCGCCCTTGCCATCTATCCGGCAAAAGCCCTAACCCGTGACCAGCAGAAGACGATGCAGGAACTGGAAAAGGCAACCGGAATGCCTATTCAGCCGGCTATCTATGATGGAGATACCCCCCAGCATGACCGGCCTCTTATCAGATCACAGGCAGGACTTATCCTCACAAATCCCTATGAACTCCATCAGATTCTCCCTTGGCACCGGCAGTGGTCCTCCTTCTTTTCACGGCTCAGATACATAATCCTGGATGAAGCCCACCAGTATAGGGGGGTGTTTGGGAGCAGTATGTCTGTTCTCATAAGAAGACTGCTTCGGATCTGTGATCATTATGGCTCATCACCACAGTTTTTCCTCTCATCGGCAACGCTTGCAAACCCTGCTGATTTTGCCCGGAATCTGACCGGACGGGAGATGACGATCATCGACAGAAGTGGTGCACCTACCGGAGATCGGTTTTTTATTCTGTATAATCCATATCAGGAGATGGTCCAGCCCAGGTCGGTTTATTCGGAAAGCGCTGAGATCCTCTCTCTTCTGGTTGAAGCCGGCCTGCAGTCCCTCTGTTTCACCGGGTCACGCCGGATGACTGAACTGGTATCAGTCTGGGCGAAAAACCACCTTCACAAAAAGTCTCCTGACAAGGTGAACAGCATTGCCGCATACCGGGCCGGGTACCTCCCTAAAGAGCGGCAGGAACTTGAAAGAAATCTGAAAGCAGGGGTGATGCGGGGGATTGTATCAACAAATGCGCTGGAACTCGGGATTGATATTGGGTCTCTTGATGCCGTGGTAATGACCGGGTATCCGGGGACCATGATGTCAGTCTGGCAGCAGGCAGGACGGGCCGGCCGGTCGGTATCTGATGCCCTTGCCATTCTTATTGCGATGCAAAACCCGCTTGACCAGTTTTTTATGCGGCATCCGGAGGAGTTCTTTGCCCGCCCCCATGAACATGCCATTATCGACACGAAAAACCCCTATATCCTCTCCGGACAGCTCCTCTGCGCCGCTTCTGAACTTCCGGTCAGACCAGTATCTGATATCCGCTGGTTTGGAAAAGGGATTATTGACCATCTTAATGCACTGGGAGAGAATGGCCTTGTTGCAGAGACTCCGCGGGGGTATGTCTACACCGGGAGAAAGCGGGCAAGTGAACTGGTGTCATTGTCCCAGATCAGTGAAGTCTGGACGGTGGAGGTCAGAAACCGGGTTATTGAGACGCTGGATATCAGGCAGGCATGTCGCGAGGCCCATCCTGGTGCGGTCCTTATTCACCAGGGAGAGCGGTATCTGGTAGGCAGCTGGGATTTTGGCCGTCACCGGATCCTTGCGACCCAGGAGGATCCGGGGTATTATACCAGAGTAAACCACCAGACCAGTGTTCAGATCCGTGAGCAGCTGATGAGCCGGGAGATCAGGTCCGGAACACTCTGTCTGGGCAGAGTAGAGGTATCAGAACTCTATCACGGGTATCGCCGGCTTATAGATGAGAGGACCATCTCCACCGAACTGCTCTCCCTTGAACCGATTACCTTTGAGACCATATCGGTCTGGATTGAATTCTCTCTCGAAGGAATGCGGATCTTGTCAGCAGATCGTGATGTCGGCGGTTCTCTCCATGGGGCAGAACATGCTCTTATTGCCATGATGCCCTACCATGTCCTCTGTGACCGGTGGGATCTGGGGGGCCTGTCATCGGCCAGCTCCGGAGAGGTCAGGGGAAAACCGGTCATCTTCATCTATGATGGGTACGAAGGGGGTATCGGTCTTGCGGAACGTGCATATCATATTTATGAAGAGCTCTGTGAGTCGGCGGAGAAGATGGTCAGGGAATGCAGGTGTAAAGACGGGTGTCCGGCCTGTATTTACTCACCGAAATGTGGGAATGATAACCAGCCGCTTGATAAAACAGGGTGTATTGCGCTTCTTCGGCACAGTGCCAGCCAGACCTGA
- a CDS encoding ribonuclease H-like domain-containing protein gives MAGADLAGIGRRWQEKIAASPEYTIVPHDNIFRLGLNRYPVRESVFFENQQLLSRLCRDYSDVCLEDCFSGEERRNQEGEYYVISSRSSAPCIRHGRSDIHALFDHDLTLVRGVGPAVSARLRSKGCKTLRDMARMRKYRPSALSVLEVLEQEPVAICRLSTARKGAAHPLTLLTSGLFSPESFRFVDIETLGIFGRPVILIGLGYFRGGELQVKQYLLRDISEEAPALSAFMEEIPEDAVLVSFNGRSFDIPYIADRLAYYGLPPLPAMPHYDLLHPSRRLWKHAVPDCRLGTLEARILDIIRDEDLPGALVPEWYCRYMETKNPGPLVPIVEHNRQDVVSLAFLLERLVSEWYERLRFS, from the coding sequence ATGGCAGGGGCTGATCTTGCAGGTATCGGGAGGAGATGGCAGGAGAAGATAGCTGCATCACCTGAGTATACCATTGTCCCTCATGATAACATATTCAGGCTTGGTCTGAACCGGTATCCGGTCAGGGAGTCTGTGTTTTTCGAGAACCAGCAGCTGTTATCCAGGCTCTGTCGTGACTATTCTGATGTCTGTCTTGAGGACTGTTTTTCCGGCGAAGAGCGGAGAAATCAGGAGGGGGAGTATTATGTTATCAGTTCCCGGTCTTCTGCACCATGTATCCGGCATGGCAGATCGGATATTCATGCCCTGTTTGATCATGACCTGACGTTGGTGCGGGGGGTTGGTCCTGCAGTATCTGCACGGCTGAGATCGAAGGGTTGTAAAACGCTGCGGGATATGGCACGGATGAGAAAGTACCGTCCATCTGCTCTCAGTGTGCTTGAGGTACTGGAGCAGGAACCGGTTGCTATCTGCCGACTCAGTACAGCACGAAAAGGGGCAGCCCACCCGCTCACGCTTCTGACATCCGGTCTCTTCTCTCCTGAATCATTCCGGTTTGTTGATATCGAGACTCTTGGTATCTTTGGCAGGCCGGTCATTCTGATAGGTCTTGGGTACTTCAGGGGCGGGGAGCTGCAGGTGAAGCAGTATCTTCTTCGTGATATCAGTGAGGAAGCACCGGCCCTCTCTGCATTCATGGAGGAGATCCCTGAAGATGCCGTTCTTGTCAGCTTTAATGGCAGGAGTTTTGATATCCCGTATATTGCGGACCGGCTGGCTTATTACGGGCTCCCTCCACTTCCTGCAATGCCCCATTATGATCTCCTCCACCCCTCACGGCGCCTGTGGAAACATGCTGTCCCGGACTGCAGGCTGGGTACCCTTGAGGCACGGATTCTGGATATCATCAGGGATGAGGATCTCCCTGGTGCCCTTGTACCTGAATGGTACTGCAGGTACATGGAGACGAAGAATCCAGGCCCCCTGGTCCCGATTGTTGAACATAACAGGCAGGATGTGGTAAGTCTGGCCTTCCTTCTTGAGCGTCTTGTTTCAGAGTGGTATGAGCGTCTCCGGTTTTCTTGA